A window of the Dermatophagoides farinae isolate YC_2012a chromosome 2, ASM2471394v1, whole genome shotgun sequence genome harbors these coding sequences:
- the LOC124495531 gene encoding uncharacterized protein LOC124495531 yields MTLSSPSSSSMIPNHHQTFRKMPVKINYNSNNRYSPLPASSSSSFDMFFNEDFSVDPTDIDVTDITNSFCFEEIWSNFIPTPPQSPPFILDCCEDLLNDEKMHLDEEIGKNVIAHDCMWSGQCSEHKCKSSTYSLNGITNMNSNNNSKSMATFFRPGTPFNLSTSPQSAFNYIHSCDLNMNENYTVDDDNNQQQHDQQQQQQSSNTVTSGNVYAMTNDHSYGSSQQQQQQQKITIMSDLNEKSLIHKDTKSIYRKPMENKSIGQPRMSKMRCKKLSNSNRKHQQQQQQTSSSSSLLNNNAVSSSNVSIINGIKKENQNSVIKTTLVSSSSSSNIKNFQPLKRKNPNTIVQHPTSISTSSNLSRVIHVKNLATTSSAAVNLISNLQLNSPACSDSEESSLSFLSGDGCEQKLNGGGSSPPVKRREHNDSERKRRDHLRNSFNNLRDQIPKLKTSQKRPPRIMILHEATNYVQDLIHENEQLEHEHRIEIEKRNRLMEILRRCNESST; encoded by the exons ATGACATTATCATcgccatcgtcatcatcaatgattccaaatcatcatcag acATTTCGAAAAATGCCTGTCAAAATTAACTATAATTCCAACAATCGGTATTCACCGTTaccagcatcatcatcatcatcattcgatatgTTTTTTAATGAAGATTTTAGTGTCGATCCAACCGATATCGATGTTACAGATATAacgaattcattttgttttgaagaAATATGGAGTAATTTTATACCTACACCACCACAATCACCACCATTCATATTGGATTGTTGTGAAGATTTacttaatgatgaaaagatgCATCTAGATGAAGAAATTGGTAAAAATGTGATTGCACATGATTGTATGTGGTCAGGACAATGTAGTGAACATAAATGTAAATCATCCACATATAGCCTGAATGGCATTACCAATAtgaatagcaacaacaacagtaaatCAATGGCAACATTTTTTAGGCCTGGAACACCATTCAATCTATCGACATCGCCACAAAGCGCAttcaattatattcattcttgtgatttgaatatgaatgaaaattatacagtcgatgatgataataatcaacaacaacatgatcaacaacaacaacaacaatcatcaaataccgTAACAAGTGGTAATGTTTATGCAATGACCAATGATCATTCATATGgttcatcacaacaacaacaacagcagcagaaaATTACGATTATGtctgatttgaatgaaaaaagtcTCATACATAAAGATACGAaaa GCATATACAGGAAAccaatggaaaataaatcgATTGGTCAGCCGAGAATGTCTAAAATGCGATGTAAAAAATTGTCGAATAGCAATcgcaaacatcaacaacaacagcaacaaacatCATCTAGTAGTTctttgttgaataataatgccgtgtcatcatcaaatgtctcaataataaatggtataaagaaagaaaaccaGAACAGCGtcatcaaaacaacattagtatcgtcatcatcatctagtaatataaaaaattttcaaccgcttaaaagaaaaaatcccaACACTATTGTTCAACATCCAACATCAATTTCGACATCATCGAATTTATCACGTGTAATTCATGTAAAAAATTTGGCCACCACATCATCAGCAGCCGTAAACCTTATTTCGAATTTACAATTAAATAGTCCCGCATGTTCTGATTCGGAAGAAAGTAGtctatcatttttatcaggTGATGgttgtgaacaaaaattgaatggtgGTGGATCATCACCACCGGTAAAACGACGTGAACATAATGATTCGGAACGTAAACGTCGTGATCATTTgagaaattcattcaataatttacGAGATCAGATaccaaaattgaaaacatcaCAGAAAAGGCCACCAAGAATTATGATATTACATGAAGCAACAAATTATGTACAGGATTTGAtccatgaaaatgaacaattagAACATGAACATCGTATTGAGATTGAAAAACGGAATCGTTTAATGGAAATATTGAGAAGGTGTAATGAATCTTCAACATAA